The Actinomycetota bacterium sequence TTGAGCCGGCCGCCCCAGAGCACGGCGTCCTTCTGGCGGAGCGAGATGGCCGCGTCGTGGCCCTCGCCCGACGCGATCGGGTGCAGGCCGCCGTGGTCGAGCTCACCGTTGATGTCGAGCTGCTCGTAGCCGGGCGTGACCCGCTCGGTGTCGGGGAGCACCCACATCTGGATGAAGTGCACACCGTCGTCGCCCGACGGGTTCATCTCCGAGTGCCAGATGCCCGTGCCCGCGCTCATCCGCTGCGCGAGCCCGGGGTAGAGCTCCCCGCGGTTGCCCTCGGAGTCCTTGTGCTCGAGCCGGCCGGAGAGCACCCACGTGACGATCTCCATGTCCTGGTGCGGGTGGGTGCTG is a genomic window containing:
- a CDS encoding pirin family protein, producing MSTAIDVRRADTRPHTKLGWLDSRHSFSFGHNYDPGNTHHGLLLVSNDDRVAAGTGFSTHPHQDMEIVTWVLSGRLEHKDSEGNRGELYPGLAQRMSAGTGIWHSEMNPSGDDGVHFIQMWVLPDTERVTPGYEQLDINGELDHGGLHPIASGEGHDAAISLRQKDAVLWGGRLKPGETVSVPDGRNVHLFVAVGEVGLEGAGPLVAGDAVRLQGAGSPKLTAGPAGAETLIWVTA